Proteins encoded together in one Hevea brasiliensis isolate MT/VB/25A 57/8 chromosome 16, ASM3005281v1, whole genome shotgun sequence window:
- the LOC110666419 gene encoding uncharacterized protein LOC110666419 — protein sequence MPSYTKFLKEILSNKRRLEDYETVALTKECSSFLQNKLPPKLKNPGSFSIPCHIGDTSIDKSLCDLGASVSLVPLSICEKSKVGELKPTTISLQLVDRSIKYPVGILKNVPLKVGKFFIPVDFMVLEMEEDIHIPIILGRLFLATAGAIVDVKNGRLTLKVGEEEVEFNLNQALKKHHEVDSCLRVDVIDEIVEEEFRKKYPEDSLENYLVHSRTIKDENPKVAAFA from the coding sequence ATGCCCTCATATACTAAGTTCCTGAAAGAAATTTTGTCAAACAAGAGGAGACTAGAAGATTATGAAACTGTGGCATTAACAAAGGAGTGTAGTTCTTTCTTACAGAATAAGCTCCCACCGAAGTTGAAAAATCCAGGAAGTTTCTCTATTCCTTGTCATATTGGGGACACTAGCATTGATAAATCATTGTGTGATCTTGGAGCTAGTGTAAGTTTGGTGCCACTCTCCATTTGTGAAAAGTCAAAGGTTGGAGAATTGAAGCCAACAACCATTTCTTTGCAACTAGTTGATAGATCTATCAAATATCCAGtaggaattttaaaaaatgtaccCTTAAAAGTTGGGAAATTTTTCATTCCTGTGGATTTTATGGTTCTTGAAATGGAAGAGGATATTCACATACCTATCATTTTAGGAAGGCTATTCTTAGCCACAGCAGGGGCTATAGTTGATGTGAAGAATGGTAGATTGACATTAAAAGTTGGAGAAGAGGAGGTGGAATTTAatttgaatcaagctttgaagaaACATCATGAAGTTGACTCTTGTTTAAGGGTGGatgttattgatgagattgtggaaGAAGAATTTAGGAAAAAATATCCTGAGGACTCTTTGGAGAATTATTTGGTACATAGTAGAACAATAAAGGATGAAAATCCTAAAGTTGCAGCTTTTGCTTAA